Proteins encoded by one window of Halichondria panicea chromosome 8, odHalPani1.1, whole genome shotgun sequence:
- the LOC135339609 gene encoding GATOR1 complex protein DEPDC5-like has protein sequence MATKRVKLRIHPKTFCEEDLIVNIDALKLQLAVGDVIELAPCTENGQTPQSGPFLQIETVPQELQSKGGPLSISREIAGAFSLEGVREVRVKRVEREEVGLDLVELRIKDQCLTRSDMWRFTSSLADKFVHTGKKLDYAGVRVTVSRLWSQQGAVVLSGAVLSRTRVVFRSASVQLVLYIQISAEMWHFDPSGDLYFDKAVGGFLKELFQHWQDEGCNHEVTLLFFWRAFYDKSTMEGLSEDVKSSVQRDKRGRNYEDFYKVIAGGESFADWSSKLVDIKRTFTHLKTSLVKERGEGMELSSAAEGNVLEAINLALNLFQKHYMDCSFSMTGHQVIIVTAGAGIFEVDHELTRLTNERIISGGVATDLVCLTDQPLHAVPLLKFQDGQDNSDYYHIPYWINYSFYSPSHSRNWFRFQPRLQLSDHLVNAHLSRGQRRYKGSKLYNPFIVTRSSDDSRSKALEDRLLNRVDCDEYDASVFSLTPNQGVKPQMSSTGRPVLAKTQRSRYHSTGESAPRQSPPPIRRDLNDPFDDSEPLSQSPGARSIGSVQIAKENPINTSFDATSLRRIPPTGRFMTEEPIDSSVKSGRGFLVGSAESLHHLKPSDIPTRRNRSLINPFNPKLQHTDLTAHHRRWSHVFPRDKAGVAFQVHHVIKEESQDMSHDLHRSSSRESAASLKSQPHFENQSLASSSGLMMSKATDSIHLQEDHYSDPKQSPILRGRGKGDSPALSVRGRGDSPQFSVRGKGNSPQLSIRGINTTSSKLPSENFASARRQGADWRSLTEPACLPVTTDYFPGQKKLANEFYEYHTTMVASTYSYRGEESSGEKSTPAWITDHQDVSTFQVFSEMISQRISQGFQLVFEPHGRQKGGGQETIFSVHKALTQLHEEVANRKKRGRLGDVTVRLSLGRVFQLMKLNYPDLVVWTYKPKSREVTLPISYTYQVSTATGSKFMTQQAEFCHTHTEDYNWNYLDQHICGYPDFEELGESQKYWRCRYLLLPSGTTAHSHEGVEHWASLIANFVRFIEFLNHIKRGDKPGSRQSSLGVGGLKRQVSLPASIASGDMSTSSRVSTPFEPQSNPHSPLPRSGNRLSEIQEEKQPQSPRPDRQRAPDNGLKFSEFLSNRPTSPYLASSQPKSESRKGGINSSSSMLSVKSDTNRKHRRTSSHDADLQRFKEIDPKLKMRGSPQLLRKTQGGQAWKQEPSGSKTTSPSHSKNERKVTKKSNDGGMPIEVTPPTPSEDSVYSIASERSTGTSLESFYQIPLLNSSSPVQLIATAMASSEDGIDFLSNLPGLKSCCFVAMEAVSWVFEKISGVQSRGEAVKLLQCMVQEDLVIHASGDLHIPFIDGYFLYQLPLRDSQEPPPTDPHKDKDNVDKSFVFVEPMDYEKFTKRWFEVRVHHPLASTDESTLLTVGASPSSMTSFPASLQRSGAAPYYMHFEGKEHGEIPSSMLNRFVEMNPDPQTRSDRPEWCYVRYDHAYRPQCAFQLEFQWMVATMNLLNQLIQNWVSKATRCGFSLVPAPMVPSLTATSHPFSQQQFIPLRLPPTFPYWSCDTTPLYKLFNSLLTKFSFLLDPATLPQSSDVLFSHYSSGEFTSRLFIHTSGVAFVQPFCDLDESERATMSHDKQKTAAVDIKGGLRETLRQLSVPIGSSTPVGGSPNDGLYIPPIDGVKGQSRCGFYWYRNYLLLRQNATSQENHGKMLRQLTEFCTDVDGGLTELCNLMDYDTL, from the exons ATGGCCACGAAGCGAGTCAAGCTCAGAATTCATCCTAAAACCTTCTGTG AGGAGGATCTGATAGTGAACATTGACGCTCTGAAGCTACAGCTGGCAGTCGGAGATGTCATTGAACTAGCGCCCTGTACAGAGAACGGACAGACGCCACA gTCTGGGCCGTTCCTACAGATAGAGACAGTGCCGCAGGAGCTCCAGTCCAAGGGAGGTCCTCTCAGTATTAGCCGGGAGATTGCGGGGGCGTTTAGCCTAGAGGGTGTGAGGGAAGTGCGTGTGAAACGTGTGGAGAGGGAGGAGGTGGGGCTAGACCTCGTGGAGCTGCGGATTAAG GACCAATGTCTGACGCGTAGTGACATGTGGAGGTTCACCAGTTCATTG gCGGACAAGTTTGTGCATACTGGCAAGAAACTGGACTATGCCGGAGTCCGCGTGACAGTCTCTAGATTATGGTCCCAACAAGGGGCAGTAGTGTTGTCCGGAGCTGTCCTCAGTCGAACAAGG GTTGTTTTCCGCTCTGCCTCGGTGCAGTTGGTCCTCTACATACAGATTAGCGCTGAAATGTGGCATTTTGATCCATCAG GGGATCTGTACTTTGACAAGGCTGTGGGGGGTTTCCTGAAGGAATTGTTCCAGCACTGGCAGGATGAGGGATGCAATCACGAGGTAACTTTGCTGTTCTTTTGGAGGGCATTCTACGACAAGAGTACAATGG AGGGACTGTCAGAGGATGTGAAGAGTTCAGTGCAGAGGGACAAGAGAGGAAGGAACTATGAGGACTTTTACAA GGTGATAGCTGGTGGGGAGAGCTTTGCTGACTGGAGCTCTAAACTAGTTGATATTAAGAGAACATTCACTCATCTCAAGACCTCACTAGTCAAGGAGAGGGGggaag GGATGGAACTATCTAGTGCTGCCGAGGGCAACGTGCTGGAGGCTATCAATCTGGCATTGAACT TGTTCCAGAAGCATTATATGGATTGTAGCTTCTCTATGACTGGACATCAGGTCATCATAGTCACAGCTGGAGCTGGTATATTCGAG gttGACCATGAGTTGACTCGACTGACCAACGAGAGGATCATTAGTGGGGGCGTGGCTACGGACCTCGTCTGTCTCACTGACCAACCCCTCCACGCTGTACCCCTCCTTAag TTTCAAGATGGGCAGGATAATTCGGACTACTATCACATTCCATACTGGATCAACTACTCATTCTATAGCCCCTCCCATTCCAGGAACTGGTTCCGGTTTCAGCCACGCCTCCAACTATCGGATCACTTGGTCAACGCCCACCTCAGCCGCGGCCAACGAAGGTACAAGGGGAGCAAGCTGTACAACCCCTTCAttg TTACCAGAAGTTCTGATGACTCGAGATCAAAGGCTTTAGAGGATAGACTTTTGAATAGGGTGGATTGTGATGAGTACGATGCGTCCGTCTTCTCCTTAACCCCTAACCAAGGGGTTAAACCACAAATGTCAAGTACAGGACGACCAGTATTGGCCAAGACCCAGCGCTCTCGTTACCATAGCACCGGAGAGTCAGCCCCTCGGCAATCACCACCACCAATCAGAAGAGATCTCAACGA TCCATTTGATGACTCAGAGCCATTAAGTCAAAGCCCTGGAGCCAGGAGCATTGGGAGCGTGCAAATA GCAAAGGAGAATCCAATCAACACCTCGTTCGATGCCACCTCTTTAAGAA GAATTCCTCCCACAGGTCGTTTTATGACAGAAGAGCCGATAGACTCGTCTGttaaaagtgggcgtggcttcCTTGTTGGCAGTGCCGAGTCTCTCCATCACTTGAAGCCATCGGATATTCCCACACGGAGGAACAGATCTCTCATTAACCCCTTCAATCCCAAATTACAGCACACGGACTTGACTGCGCATCACAGACGTTGGTCACATGTATTCCCTCGAGACAAGGCGGGGGTGGCGTTTCAAGTGCATCATGTGATCAAGGAGGAGTCACAAgacatgtcacatgacttgCATCGCTCGAGCAGCCGAGAATCAGCAGCCTCGCTAAAATCACAACCACACTTTGAGAACCAAAGCCTCGCCTCTAGTTCTGGACTGATGATGAGCAAAGCCACGGATTCTATTCACTTGCAAGAGGACCATTACTCTGACCCGAAACAGAGTCCCATTCTAAGGGGGCGTGGCAAGGGAGATTCCCCAGCGTTGAGTGTGCGTGGTAGGGGGGATTCCCCACAGTTTAGTGTGCGTGGTAAGGGAAATTCCCCACAGTTGAGCATACGAGGAATCAACACAACCTCCTCTAAACTTCCGAGCGAGAATTTTGCGTCGGCACGGCGACAGGGGGCGGATTGGCGCTCACTGACAGAGCCGGCTTGTCTGCCAGTGACTACAGATTATTTTCCAGGACAGAAAAAGTTGGCCAACGAGTTTTACGAGTATCACACCACGATGGTTGCCAGTACGTATAGTTACCGGGGGGAGGAGTCATCCGGAGAGAAGAG TACTCCTGCCTGGATCACAGACCATCAAGATGTGAGCACGTTTCAAGTGTTCTCTGAAATGATCTCCCAGAGAATATCtcag GGCTTCCAGCTTGTGTTTGAGCCTCACGGTCGTCAGAAGGGGGGTGGTCAGGAAACCATCTTCTCTGTCCACAAAGCGCTGACTCAGCTCCACGAGGAGGTAGCCAACCGTAAGAAGAGAGGTCGACTGGGAGATGTCACCGTGAGGCTGAGTCTGGGCAGAGTGTTCCAACTCATGAAGCTCAACTACCCAGACCTGGTCGTGTGGACCTACAAACCAAA GTCACGAGAGGTCACTCTCCCAATCTCCTATACGTACCAGGTATCCACGGCAacagggtcaaagttcatgaCACAGCAAGCGGAGTTCTgtcacactcacacagaaGACTACAACTGGAACTATCTCGATCAACACATCTGTGGCTACCCAGACTTTGAGGAGCTTGGAGAG tcacagaAGTACTGGCGGTGTCGCTATCTCCTCCTCCCCTCCGGGAccaccgcccactcacacGAGGGTGTGGAACACTGGGCATCCCTCATCGCCAACTTTGTTCGTTTCATTGAGTTCCTTAATCACATCAAGAGAGGGGACAAACCGGGAAGCAGACAGTCCAGTCTGGGGGTGGGAGGCCTG AAGCGTCAGGTGTCCCTGCCTGCCTCGATTGCCTCTGGCGATATGTCCACCTCTAGTAGAGTCTCCACACCATTTGAGCCGCAGTCCAACCCCCACTCTCCGCTGCCACGCTCGGGTAATCGTCTCTCTGAGATACAAGAGGAGAAACAACCGCAATCACCACGCCCTGACAGACAGAGAGCACCTGACAATGGGCTGAAATTCTCCGAGTTTCTTAGCAACCGGCCCACCTCCCCTTATCTCGCTTCATCACAGCCAAAATCAGAATCAAGAAAAGGAGGGATTAATTCATCCAGTTCAATGTTGAGCGTTAAATCGGACACCAATCGAAAACATCGACGAACTAGCTCACATGATGCAGATCTACAGAGATTTAAGGAAATCGAtccaaaattaaaaatgagAGGAAGTCCCCAACTGCTACGGAAGACACAAGGCGGTCAGGCGTGGAAACAAGAGCCGAGTGGATCAAAAACTACCAGTCCATCGCATTCTAAGAATGAACGTAAAGTGACAAAAAAATCTAACGATGGGGGCATGCCCATTGAGGTGACTCCGCCCACTCCGTCAGAGGATAGTGTCTACAGTATAGCGAGTGAGAGGTCTACTGGTACATCACTGGAGTCCTTCTATCAGATCCCCCTCCTCAACTCCTCCTCTCCTGTGCAGCTGATAGCAACGGCCATGGCAAGCTCTGA AGATGGAATCGACTTCCTTAGTAATCTACCAGGGCTCAAGAGCTGTTGTTTCGTTGCCATGGAAGCTGTCTCCTGGGTATTTGAAAAAATATCTGGAGTGCAGAGCAGAGGAGAGGCAGTCAAACTACTCCAG tgcatggttCAGGAGGATCTGGTGATCCATGCCTCAGGGGATCTCCACATCCCCTTCATAGATGGCTACTTCCTCTACCAGCTGCCTCTGAGGGATAGTCAGGAACCACCCCCCACTGACCCACACAAGGACAAGGACAATGTCGATAAATCCTTTGTGTTTGTTGAGCCAATGGATTATGAGAAGTTCACCAAGCGATGGtttgaggtcagagttcaccaCCCCCTGGCCAGCACAGACGAATCAACACTGCTAACGGTAGGGGCCTCCCCCTCATCCATGACGTCCTTTCCTGCCTCCCTTCAGCGGAGTGGTGCCGCCCCCTACTACATGCACTTTGAGGGAAAGGAACACGGAGAAA TTCCTTCGTCAATGCTCAATCGGTTTGTGGAGATGAACCCTGACCCCCAGACTCGCAGCGATCGTCCCGAGTGGTGCTACGTTCGTTATGACCACGCCTACCGACCACAGTGTGCCTTCCAGCTGGAGTTCCAGTGGATGGTGGCCACCATGAACCTACTCAACCAACTG ATTCAGAACTGGGTGAGCAAGGCCACTAGGTGTGGTTTCAGTCTAGTACCTGCTCCCATGGTCCCCTCCCTTACTGCCACCTCACATCCGTTCAGTCAGCAACAGTTCATACCATTGCGGCTACCCCCCACCTTCCCGTACTGGTCATGTGACACCACACCACTCTATAAACTGTTCAACTCGCTACTAACAAA gttctCGTTTCTCCTCGACCCGGCCACCCTCCCTCAATCTTCAGACGTCCTCTTCTCACACTACAGTTCAGGAGAATTCACTTCACGTCTCTTCATCCACACGAGTGGCGTGGCCTTCGTGCAGCCGTTCTGCGACCTGGACGAATCCGAGAGGGCAACAATGTCACATGACAAACAGAAGACGGCGGCAGTGGACATCAAGGGGGGTCTACGAGAAACCCTGAGGCAGCTCTCTGTTCCTATCGGTAGTAGCACTCCTGTGGGCGGCTCTCCTAACGATGGACTATATATACCCCCCATAgatggggtcaaaggtcagagtaggtgtggcttctACTGGTATCGGAACTACTTGTTACTACGTCAGAATGCGACATCACAAGAGAACCACGGCAAAATGCTAAGGCAGCTGACGGAATTCTGCACTGATGTGGATGGTGGACTCACTGAACTTTGTAATTTGATGGACTATGACACGCTATGA
- the LOC135339619 gene encoding probable ATP-dependent RNA helicase DDX52 yields MVDTYQLFRKLSSGAKFKKSNYLERTKTQPVLLDGESVADALDFFGDRVAASSSVSSVAAHTGRKRRRKVSETVESDTCEGGGSCEGSDACEDDSDDEVCDSREGGVGVELLAGVKLGDGTTKNKRKKKKKKLDRETKELLRRQEANAFRNSHRIYISGPDVPDPVASFQQLPLPSYLIRNIAAVGYATPTPIQMQGIPLMLNGRELVACAPTGSGKTAAFIAPILAHLKTPQRSGFRALVISPTRELAQQTFREFNRLSAGSGFKVHVLTKANANSFGPQSSQRFDILVSTPNRLVQMLTQHPPAISLSSVEWLVLDEADKLFEDGDFGFRDQVTQIYTSCDHPDVRHALFSATLASGVEEFSYAHFENPVRVIIGIPNSAAELVKQELLFVGQESGKLLAIRDLVKKGFSPPMLIFVQSKERAKDLFHELIYDGLNVDVIHSERTQAQRDNVVKAFRAGKIWVLICTDLLGRGIDFKGVNIVVNYDCPPSAISYIHRIGRTGRAGREGRAITLFTEADSLNLRSIANVMTASGDYVPPWILELRKPSKNTRKELSKRPLVREGIKTASKYDLQRSRKKKDMVEGSKRRMTLTH; encoded by the exons ATGGTGGACACTTACCAACTATTCAGGAAGCTCTCCAGTGGAGCTAAATTCAAGAAATCAAACTACCTGGAGCGGACAAAA ACACAGCCAGTTTTGTTGGATGGTGAATCGGTTGCAGATGCACTAGACTTCTTTGGTGATCGAGTTGCTGCTAGTAGCAGTGTCTCATCAGTAGCGGCTCACACTGGTAGGAAGAGGAGGCGCAAAGTGAGCGAAACAGTAGAGTCCGATActtgtgagggtggtgggagTTGTGAGGGCAGTGATGCTTGTGAGGACGACTCCGATGATGAGGTGTGTGACTCTCgtgagggtggtgtgggtgtggagctCCTGGCAGGTGTTAAACTGGGCGACGGCACTACGAAAAACAAgagaaagaagaaaaagaagaaattGGACAGAGAAACTAAAGAGCTGCTCAGGAGACaagag gcaAATGCATTCCGCAACTCTCACCGTATCTACATTAGTGGCCCTGATGTTCCGGACCCAGTGGCCTCCTTCCAACAACTGCCCCTCCCCTCCTACCTGATAAGGAACATTGCTGCTGTGGGATatgccacacccactcccatACAGATGCAGGGAATTCCCCTAATGCTCAAC GGCAGAGAGCTCGTAGCGTGTGCCCCCACTGGCTCCGGGAAGACGGCTGCATTCATTGCACCTATACTAGCACACCTCAAG ACCCCACAGAGGTCAGGGTTTAGAGCACTGGTGATCTCCCCCACGCGAGAGTTGGCTCAGCAGACATTCAGAGAATTCAATCGTCTCAGCGCGGGCTCAGGGTTTAAAGTTCACGTCCTCACCAAAGCCAACGCAAACTCTTTCGGTCCTCAATCTTCACAACGTTTCG ATATTCTAGTGAGCACTCCCAACAGACTGGTAcagatgctgactcagcacccTCCAGCCATCAGCCTCAGCAG TGTGGAGTGGTTGGTGTTGGATGAGGCGGACAAATTATTTGAGGACGGAGATTTTGGGTTTAGAGATCAGGTGACCCAGATCTACACGTCATGTGATCACCCGGATGTAAGACACGCCCTCTTCAGTGCTACTCTAGCCTCGGGAGTGGAGGAGTTCAGTTATGCTCACTTTGAGAATCCTGTTCGAGTTATCATTGGTATTCC gaaCTCGGCGGCTGAGCTAGTGAAGCAAGAATTGCTTTTTGTTGGACAAGAGAGTGGAAAGTTGCTAGCCATCAGAGATCTCGTTAAGAAG GGTTTTTCTCCTCCGATGCTCATCTTTGTACAGAGCAAGGAGCGGGCTAAGGATCTGTTCCATGAGCTCATCTATGACGGTCTCAACGTGGACGTCATTCACTCAGAGAGGACTCAAGCTCAGAGAGACAATGTCGTGAAGGCCTTCCGTGCTGGCAAG ATCTGGGTGCTGATTTGCACTGACCTCCTGGGTAGAGGGATCGACTTCAAGGGGGTCAACATTGTGGTCAATTACGACTGCCCCCCCTCAGCTATCTCGTACATACACAGAATAG GTCGTACGGGGCGTGCTGGACGTGAGGGGCGTGCCATCACACTCTTCACAGAAGCGGACTCACTCAACTTGAGGAGTATTGCCAATGTTATGACTGCCTCAGGGGATTACGTGCCGCCATGGATACTGGAGCTAAGAAAACCTTCAAA GAACACTCGTAAAGAGCTGTCCAAGAGGCCACTCGTGAGAGAGGGTATCAAGACGGCCTCCAAGTATGACTTACAGCGCTCAAGGAAAAAGAAAGATATGGTAGAAGGCAGCAAGAGACGGATGACACTGACACATTAG
- the LOC135339620 gene encoding aquaporin-9-like, which yields MSERTRLLVSGTRDVSMNPYQQVMLMRKRAGRVITHYWAKTVAVFRGREFFAEFLATFVLVLFGDGAIAQAVLSGSADRGEVMTINVGWAVGVMMGAYVSIGITGGHMNPAVTFAMALRGKLSWLKVIPYWVAQYLGAFVASVVLYGTYIDALHNFTGADNPHCNASDTFTPLCTGRIWATYPQPFLSLANGFLDQVVGTFLLVLGIFAICDSSNSEPQGGMKPLLIGFLLWGVGGSFMWNSGYAVNPARDFAPRVFTAIAGWGADVFVCSNCGLIRHWWWVPLVAPMVGGAIAGWVYWFFIDAHHSYQRPEDEGTYSSLNANSPPRLTEQKHSLH from the exons ATGTCTGAACGTACCCGTTTGCTGGTATCTGGAACCAGGGACGTCAGCATGAACCCCTACCAACAGGTCATGCTCATGAGGAAACGCGCTGGGAGGGTGATCACTCACTACTGGGCaaaaacagtggctgtatttcgTGGACGAGAGTTCTTTGCAGAGTTCCTAGCTACCTTTGTGCTTGTA CTATTTGGCGATGGTGCTATTGCCCAGGCAGTGCTGAGTGGGTCAGCCGACCGTGGTGAAGTCATGACGATCAATGTAGGCTGGGCAGTGGGGGTCATGATGGGAGCTTATGTCTCCATAGGCATCACCGGGGGCCACATGAATCCAGCTGTAACCTTCGCTATGGCACTGCGAGGGAAACTAAGCTGGCTAAAA GTGATCCCATACTGGGTAGCCCAATATTTGGGTGCATTTGTGGCATCAGTTGTCCTCTACGGAACATACATAG ATGCATTGCATAATTTTACGGGAGCTGACAACCCGCACTGCAACGCTAGCGACACATTCACCCCTCTCTGTACTGGTCGTATCTGGGCCACGTATCCTCAGCCCTTCCTCAGTCTGGCCAACGGGTTCCTAGATCAG GTGGTTGGTACATTTCTCCTTGTCCTGGGCATCTTCGCCATCTGTGACTCCTCTAACTCTGAGCCTCAGGGCGGCATGAAGCCACTGCTGATTGGGTTCCTCTTGTGGGGAGTGGGCGGATCCTTCATGTGGAACTCTGGCTATGCCGTCAACCCAGCGAGGGACTTTGCCCCTAGGGTATTCACGGCCATAGCAGGATGGGGTGCAGACGTGTTTGT TTGCTCTAACTGTGGTTTGATTCGTCACTGGTGGTGGGTCCCTCTCGTTGCTCCgatggtgggtggggctaTAGCTGGCTGGGTCTACtggttcttcatcgatgctcACCACTCTTATCAGCGACCGGAGGATGAGGGGACGTACAGTAGCCTCAACGCTAACAGCCCACCACGACTGACAGAACAAAAGCACTCTCTCCACTGA